The sequence TCACTCCGTACACCTCGGCCAGCAGCTCGGGTGTGAGGACCTCGGCCGGGGTGCCCGAGGCGACGACCCGGCCGGTCCGGAGCACATAGAGCCGGTCGCAGTAGTACGCGGCGAGGTTGAGGTCGTGCAGGGCGAGGAGGTTCGTCGTGCCGAGTTCGCGGACCAGGGACAGGATCTCCAGCTGGTAGCGGATGTCCAGGTGGTTGGTGGGCTCGTCCAGGACGATGAGCGACGGCTCCTGGACGAGGGTCCGGGCGACCAGTGCGCGCTGGCGTTCGCCGCCGGAGAGGGAGGCGAAGGCGCGGGGTGCGAGGCCGGCGATCCCGACCCGGTCGAGGGCCCGGGTGACCAGCTCGGCGTCGGCGGCGGTATCCGCTTCCCAGAACCGTTTGTGCGGAGCCCGGCCCATGGCCACGACCTGGGAGACGGTCAGCTCGAAACCGGCCTGGCCGTCCTGGGGGACGGTGGCGATGCGGCGGGCGCGGGCCTTGACGGGGAGGGTGGCGAGGTCGTCGCCGTCCAGCAGCACCCGGCCGTGGGTGGGGCGCAGGGTTCCGTACACGCAGCGCAGGAGGGTCGTCTTGCCGCTGCCGTTCGGGCCGACGAGGCCGACCGTCTCACCGTCGGCGGCGGTCAGGTCGACGGCGTCGACCAGGTGACGGCCGCCGCCGGTCCCGTACGAGAGGCCCTCGGTGCGCAGGGTGGTCATGCGGGGGCTCCTTCGGGGCGGCGGCGGAGCATCCAGAGGAAGAACGGGCCGCCGGTCAGGGCGGTGAGGACGCCGACCGGGATGTCCTGGGGCGCGGCGACCGTGCGGGCCGCCAGGTCGGCCAGGACCAGGAAGAGCGCGCCGCCGAGCGCGGCCACCGGGAGCAGGGCGCGGTGTCCGGCGCCGACGGCCATCCGGGCCATGTGCGGGACCATCAGGCCGACGAAGCCGATCGCTCCGCTGTACGCGACGAGGGCGCCGGTGAGCAGCGAGGCGAGGACGAAGACCCCGGCCCGGAAGCGTGCCGTGTCGAGGCCGAGGACGGTGGCGCCCTCCTCGCCGACGAGCAGCAGGTCGAGCGGGCGGGCGAGGGTGAGGAGCAGGGCCGTACCGGCGACGAGGACGGCCGACGGCAGCGCGAGCATGTCCCAGCGGGCGGCGCCGAGACCGCCGAGGGTCCAGTAGAGGACTTCCTGGAGGTGGTCGGCGCGGGCCGAGGTGACCAGGATGAGGCTGGTGAGGGCGGACAGGATGTAGGAGACGGCGACTCCGGCGAGGACGAGCCGGTTGGTGGTGAGGCCGGATCCGCCGCGGGCCAGCGTGTAGACGAGCAGCAGTGAGGCGAGTGCGCCCACGAAGGCGGCGGCGGGGATGGTGACGGTGGTGGCGATGCCCGCGCCGACGCCGAGGACGATCACGAGGACCGCTCCGGTGGAGGCGCCGGAGGAGACGCCGAGGAGGAACGGGTCGGCGAGCGGGTTGCGTACGAGCGCCTGGAGGACGGTGCCGATCACGGCGAGTCCGGCGCCGACGATGATGCCGAGCAGGACCCGGGGCAGCCGGACGTCGAGGACGATCGTGCGGAACGGGCCCGGTCCGGCCCGCCCGGTCAGGATGTCCAGGACCTGGCCGGGCGGGATGCGGACGGAGCCGAGGGCGAGCGCGGCGAGTACGGCTGCGCAGAGGACGACGGCGAGGACGCCGGTGACCAGGGTGTAGCGCAGCAGCCGCCGCGGGGCGGCGGGGGTGCGGCAGCTCACGGCGCGGTGGTCGCCTCGCCGGGCGTGCCTTCGGGTATCTCCGGGTGCAGCTGGGCGGCGAGCTTGCCGACCGCGGCGGGGGCGCGGACGCCGAGGACCGCGTCGGAGAGCGGGAGGACGGCGAACCGCTTGTTCTTGATCGCGGGGACGTCGGCGAGCGCCGGGTCGTCCAGGAGGCGCTTCTTCTTCTGGGCGACGGTGGTGGCGCCGTAGTCGTAGATGACGATGACGTCGGGCTTGCGGGCGACGACGTTCTCCCAGGAGGCGTCGCCGAATGCCTTGTCGAGGTCGGCGAAGACGTTGCGGCCGCCGGCCCGGGTGATCAGCTCGTTGCCGATGCCCTTGCCGCCCGCGGTGAAGGCCGTCTTGTCGCCGCTGTCGTAGACGAAGACGGAGACCGGCTCCACGGACGTGAGCTTCTTCGCCGTGGCGGCGTTGGTGGCCTTGGCCTCGTCGATCCAGGTTTCGGCGCGGCGGCTGACGCCGAAGGTGTGGCCGACCTCGCGGACCTCCTCGTAGAGGGCGTCCATCGCGGTGTCGCCCTTGGAGCAGTACTCCGTGTTGAGCCGGGTGTCGATGCCGGACTTCTTGAGCGCCTCGCGGCTGCGGCCGTCGCCCGCGGCGAACGCGGTGGCGTATCCGCCGTAGACGAAGTCGGGGTCGGCGGCGAGGAGCTGCTCGTACGAGGGGTACTCCTTGGCCAGGACGGGGACGGCCTCGTACTGGCTCTCGTACGTGGGCAGGACCTTGTCGTCGAGGTAGGCGGTGCCGACCAGGGACTTGGCGAGGCCCAGTTCCAGCATCACTTCGGTGACGTGCTGGTTCATGGTGACGGCGCGCTTCGGCGGTGCCTTGTACGTCGTGGTGACACCGCAGTTGGTGACGGTGTACGGGAAGCCCGCGGACGACGCGGCTCCCTTGGCCGGGTCCTTGGAGCCGTTGTCGGCGTCCGTGGCGGAGCAGGCGGTGAGGGCGAGCGGGAGCAGCACGGCGGCGGCTGTGAGCGCGGGGGTGCGCCGGAACATGGCGGGGCCTCTCCGGGGGATTTCCGCGTCCCCTGGTCGGTGCGAGAAGGCGGCAGGCCAGTTCCTGACTGCCGAGCCCCGGTCCTCGTGGACGGGGGTTCGGTCACAGTGGCGGGACCGTGCCGGACTCTCACCGGCTTCCTGGGTCCTGCCGCCTCGTTGGGTCTGGGTGCAGTGTGCCAGACGCGGTCGCGGCCCCGGTAAGGCGACCCTCAGTAGGGTCAGCGAGTCACGGGGTCATCGGGTCGCGGGTGTCGGCGACTGGCGGGCGCCGGCAGGGTGCGGGCGCCGGCAGGGTGCGGGCGCCGGTAGGCCGTGGGCGTCAGTAGGCCTCGACGACCTTGACGTCCTCCTCCGTGATCTCGCCGTCCACGATGCGGTACGAGCGGAACTGGAACGGGCCCGCCTCGTCGGTGTCCGCGGTGGAGACGAGGACGTAGTGGGCGCCGGGTTCGTTGGCGTACGTGACGTCGGTGCGGGAGGGGTACGCCTCGGTCGCCGTGTGCGAGTGGTAGACGATCACGGGCTCCTCGTCGCGGTCGTCCATCTCGCGGTAGAGCTTGAGGAGGTCCGCCGAGTCGAACTCGTAGAACGTGGGCGAGCGGGCGGCGTTGAGCATGGGGATGAACCGTTCGGCGCGTCCCGTTCCGGCCGGTCCCGCGACGACTCCGCACGCCTCGTCGGGGTGGTCGGCGCGGGAGTGGGCGACGATCTGGTCGAACAGCGCCTGGGTGATGGTCAGCATGGCGTCCAGGATAAGCAGCGGGCCCGTCCGTACCGAGGAGTGGTACGGACGGGCCCGCATACTGGACGCCCGGGCGGCAGGTCACTTCTTGGTGAAGGCCGTGTTCTCCGGGTTGCGGGCCTTGAGCATCAGGTAGGAGACGCCGAGGATCAGGGCCCAGACCGGTGCGCAGTACAGCGAGATGCGGGCTTCCTTGTCGATGGCCATCATCACGATGACCATGCCGATGAAGGCGAGCGCGAACACGCTGGTGTACGGGGATCCGGGGGCCCTGAACGTGGACTGCGGGAGCACACCCCGGTCGGCCAGGAAGCGGAAGCGGAGCTGGCTGAACAGGATCATGATCCAGGCCCACATGCCGGAGATGGTCGCGAAGGAGACGACGTAGTTGAACGCCTGCCCCGGCCACTGGTAGTTGATCCACACGCCGACGAGCATCAGCGCGGCCGAGAAGGTGGTGCCGATGAACGGCAGGCCGTTCTTCGTGAGCTTGGTGAAGGCCCGCGGGCCCTGCCCGTTGAGGGCGAGGTCACGCAGCATGCGGCCGGTGGAGTACATGCCGGAGTTGCAGGAGGAGAGCGCCGCGGTCAGGACGACGAAGTTGACGATGGCCGCCCCGACACTGAGACCCATCTCCTCGAACGCCTTCACGAACGGCGAGACGCCGGGCTTGAACGTGCTCCACGGCACCACCGACAGGATCATGATCAGCGCGCCGACGTAGAAGACGGCGATGCGCCAGGGCACGGTGTTGATCGCCTTGGGCAGGACGGTCCTGGGGTCCTTGGACTCGCCCGCGGTCACGCCGACGAGTTCGACGGCCAGGAAGGCGAACATCACGATCTGGAGGGTCATCAGCGTGCCGGTGATGCCCTGGGGAAAGAAGCCGCCGTCGTTCCAGAGATTGGCGACGGTCGCGGTGTCGGCGGCGTCGGAGAAGCCGATCG is a genomic window of Streptomyces sp. NBC_01237 containing:
- a CDS encoding ABC transporter ATP-binding protein encodes the protein MTTLRTEGLSYGTGGGRHLVDAVDLTAADGETVGLVGPNGSGKTTLLRCVYGTLRPTHGRVLLDGDDLATLPVKARARRIATVPQDGQAGFELTVSQVVAMGRAPHKRFWEADTAADAELVTRALDRVGIAGLAPRAFASLSGGERQRALVARTLVQEPSLIVLDEPTNHLDIRYQLEILSLVRELGTTNLLALHDLNLAAYYCDRLYVLRTGRVVASGTPAEVLTPELLAEVYGVTAEVTTHPTTGAPTVVYLPGTPVVPHGERLSSTM
- a CDS encoding FecCD family ABC transporter permease, with product MSCRTPAAPRRLLRYTLVTGVLAVVLCAAVLAALALGSVRIPPGQVLDILTGRAGPGPFRTIVLDVRLPRVLLGIIVGAGLAVIGTVLQALVRNPLADPFLLGVSSGASTGAVLVIVLGVGAGIATTVTIPAAAFVGALASLLLVYTLARGGSGLTTNRLVLAGVAVSYILSALTSLILVTSARADHLQEVLYWTLGGLGAARWDMLALPSAVLVAGTALLLTLARPLDLLLVGEEGATVLGLDTARFRAGVFVLASLLTGALVAYSGAIGFVGLMVPHMARMAVGAGHRALLPVAALGGALFLVLADLAARTVAAPQDIPVGVLTALTGGPFFLWMLRRRPEGAPA
- a CDS encoding ABC transporter substrate-binding protein; its protein translation is MFRRTPALTAAAVLLPLALTACSATDADNGSKDPAKGAASSAGFPYTVTNCGVTTTYKAPPKRAVTMNQHVTEVMLELGLAKSLVGTAYLDDKVLPTYESQYEAVPVLAKEYPSYEQLLAADPDFVYGGYATAFAAGDGRSREALKKSGIDTRLNTEYCSKGDTAMDALYEEVREVGHTFGVSRRAETWIDEAKATNAATAKKLTSVEPVSVFVYDSGDKTAFTAGGKGIGNELITRAGGRNVFADLDKAFGDASWENVVARKPDVIVIYDYGATTVAQKKKRLLDDPALADVPAIKNKRFAVLPLSDAVLGVRAPAAVGKLAAQLHPEIPEGTPGEATTAP
- a CDS encoding M67 family metallopeptidase → MLTITQALFDQIVAHSRADHPDEACGVVAGPAGTGRAERFIPMLNAARSPTFYEFDSADLLKLYREMDDRDEEPVIVYHSHTATEAYPSRTDVTYANEPGAHYVLVSTADTDEAGPFQFRSYRIVDGEITEEDVKVVEAY
- a CDS encoding amino acid permease; this encodes MTSAEVDKGHAGQEAEGAGNSGEGYQRGLGARQIQMIAIGGAIGTGLFLGAGKAIDRAGPSLILAYAIAGLVIFFIMRALGELLMYRPVSGSFSEYAREFLGPFFGFVTGWTYWLFWVVTGITEVTAAATYMTYWWNIPQWLSALVFTIILYGANLISVKLFGELEFWFSMVKVTAIIGMILICAGVLTIGFSDAADTATVANLWNDGGFFPQGITGTLMTLQIVMFAFLAVELVGVTAGESKDPRTVLPKAINTVPWRIAVFYVGALIMILSVVPWSTFKPGVSPFVKAFEEMGLSVGAAIVNFVVLTAALSSCNSGMYSTGRMLRDLALNGQGPRAFTKLTKNGLPFIGTTFSAALMLVGVWINYQWPGQAFNYVVSFATISGMWAWIMILFSQLRFRFLADRGVLPQSTFRAPGSPYTSVFALAFIGMVIVMMAIDKEARISLYCAPVWALILGVSYLMLKARNPENTAFTKK